A stretch of DNA from Triticum dicoccoides isolate Atlit2015 ecotype Zavitan chromosome 2A, WEW_v2.0, whole genome shotgun sequence:
AGCGAACCCAAGACTAGGAAACATATACAAATATAGAAGACAAACTCTTCTGTGCTCGTAGTTGCAGCATTTTATGGAGCACAAATGTCAAATTAAGCTAGGACAGAAAGGTATGCCTGCTCCCTGGCTCTACGATGATGGTGCCGGTGCCAACTTCTTGGGTGGTGGATTTCCTCCAGCAAGCAGCACGTACGCATAGAAACAAGCCATCGCAGTGCTGCACCATTTTGAAGAAAGAGTAACAATACATCAAGGTCTTCAATTTCCACGAGAAAAATGAAGGGGGTTATACATCAACAGTAAGGTACCTCAGTGAAGCGTAGAAGCCCCAAGGAAGAATTCTATTTGTCTGCAAGACAGAACTATGATTAACTCACTGTTATGAAAGGAATGATCCATACAAATGGAACGTGCACGGTAGTTACCAGTAAATATGCATGAGAATACTTCCATGCAAGGACAGCAGAAATTGCTAAAAAGGAGCAAATTGAACATGTCAATAAGCAAACATGTAATACAGAACAAGCAAACATATAATACACCAAGAATATGGAATGTTATCTCACCTGCTTGGCCCAATATAAACAGGAAGCTGGATCTTCCACTCCTCCAGAAGTTTAAACTGAGGGTACCAAGAAGGAGCGTAGCAAGCCCAGGTGCAACACCTAGGACAAGACTTACAGTACTCCTAGAGAAGAAGTAGCCTAGAAGCCCCATGCAGAACAAAAGACCACCTGCACTACCAAGTGAAATTATTTGTTATATGCAGACACATCCAAGCGAACAGGGTTCATGTTTTCAGTGCTACTTTCTACAGGGTACCATTCAAGACTGATGAAACCGTTAATGAAATAAGGAACATTTCCTGTTTGAAGTATGACTGTAAAAGAAAGCAGTCATGCCACTCTCATTTTCAACTGGTTTAGGATTATTTATCATACCTATATAGCAAGGGCAATCTCTGACATTCTTTAGAATTTCTGCTATATAAGGAAAATTGCAGCATTTCTGAAACTTGCAGGATCAATCAACACTATAGCAGTGAGTTTGGGTAATTATGCAGTGAGAAGCTCATCTTTACTTTCAAACAGTTACGACCTTACTGCTCACTTTCATTAACAAGCTGAAGAAAATAATATCGCTTTACAATGTATACTGGTAATTCTCCTAAAAGCGAAACTGGTATTTGCAAAATCAAACCCACCAGGAAACTTCTGCCGCAGGATTTTACATTCACCCACATGCTTATTCAATTAGAAAATTACAGGATTTTGCCTTTGTTGTAAAAAGAGTTACTTACCGAAAGGAATCCCAAAACAAAAATCATGGATCTTAGCACTCCTCTTTTGGGGAGTAACATCTTCAACTGCTGCTACAAGTTCACCTGCTTGATCTGATCTCGAATTCAACTCTTCAGCTCGAGTGTTTTCATTAGCACATTTTGTTGCAATTTTGGCACCAAAACCAAATGGCTTCCCACCCACTGCACTGGTAGAAACTGAAAGCTGAGGCAACAAAATATGTTAAAAAGGTAAAGTCAACCTTTTTTGAGTTTTGCATTATTTTCTCTAAGAAACAAATCTTCTGGTCATTATACCCAAGCTAATCCTGTGGAAGAGCATGGCTTGATACTGCAGGATATAATGTACTACCTCCGtcacaaaataagtgtctcaaggttAGTACAACTTTGCAGTTTGcagtaaagttagtacaaagttgagacacttattttgggacggagggagtacttttttgcAGAATATTATAACACCAAAATGCATCTCAAGACTTGTGCCACCAAAATGCATTTACTACCAATGGTgatatgtatctagatgtattttagttctagatacatccatttctgcgacgagtaatttggaacggagggagtacaacagaaCAATTAAACCAGCTAAGGTTCTCATCTCAAAGGTCCTCCCAATAAGGGCAGAAATACATGCACTGATTAAACACTTGACTATAAAAATCGGAAAGCTTGATCATGTGGTTATATATTTGGTCCATGCTAGAAGAACAAACTGTAAACTACAGAAGTATGAATTCAAATGTTTATTGTTCCAAATTTCTACAAGCAGATTCAGCAACCATTTTCTTGCCTCTTTGTGATCTAATTTTCCTTAGACAACGTGCACGCACCATCAATGATCAAACTACCAGATGCCTGTAAATGGAAAACTTCCCCTTACTACACCTACTAAATTGTCAAGTGCAGCTGTCAGTGTTGTCTCATAGTGCCTCAGGCAGGCTGTACATAAACTCGATATTTCTTCTTTATGAAAATCACAGAAAAACTGGTGTATTTTACACAACAACAAAATATTCCAGTGGTCAATTGTCAAGAACTTATAAAACAACAGTAACATGTTCTTCAGATGAGTAGAGTGTCATCCAATTCCAAACACAAGAAAATATAACAGGGTATGAATGAATTACCCAAAGATAGTGTTTACTGTCTGGATCAGGGTAATACCTTTAGTGAACCGGCGAGAGGGTGACGTGGCCACCGGCAGGAGGAGGGGACTCTGAAGGCTCCATGCCTCCGAGCGACCGTGGCCGATCCACGGAGCTGCGCCGCCGCTACCGCCATGTGGGATTGCGACGGTGAAACAGGACTTTTTACCATTTGCCCTGAAGTTGGTGCAACTTTGATGATTTATTTGGCCAAATTGGTGTGCCGCCGTTTCAAATGCCCTGAAGTTGATGTGCCAATCAATGAGTTCCCGACATGTGTGATACAAAATGAAGTACTCACTTAAATCtaacccaccccaccccacccccctcccccctttTCCACAAGCATATATGGTTTGCACCTGAACGGCAGCCACGCAGCAGGAGCGCGTATATGCTCACTttctcataaattttgtccagtttTTCCCACAAAAATTATTTGATCACAGGAAAACAAGAGTCTCCTTAAATTAGAAATAAAAACGCTAAGAATTTTTTTCATGGCATCTATGTCGAATAACGAGTTTCTCATCTAGGGTTTCCACGAGGGATTCAACCAATCAAGGAACTCGTTGGAGAGGAAAATATAAGGGGGGGACGGAGCATACCTTGCCGTCGCTGTCGCCCTGGCTGCCGGACTTGGACCGAGGTCGAGGGGGCGTCGGGGCAGCGACTGAAAGAGAGGGAAACGAGAGACGAGGAAGGAGGGTTGGAGGGAGGAGAGATCCCAGGATCTGTTCGCGGCGGTGCGGGGCCTGTCCTGTGGGCAGACCTGGAAATTAACCAGGGGCGGTATGGTTATTTCAGTCATCCCGAGGGTTAAAAAGTCTAGCAATTGATCCTCTGGACCAAAATTTATCCAAGGAATGTGCCACACTCACGGTCGTTAAAGTGcgactcttcttccttctctcccgTGCCCTTCTCTCCCGTCTTCTTGGCCACGCTTGCTACCTTGCACTGTTCGTGCTTCTTCTTTCCTCCTCGACGTTTCTTTTTTTTAccggaaaaacttccaatctattcttcttgaatcatgatagtacaacgaacactagaaataataaaaattacatccaaatccgtagaccacctagtgacAACTACaatcactgaagcgagccgaaggtgcgccgctgtcatcgcccctccctcgccggagccgaagaaaccttattgtagtagacagtcgggaagtcgtcgtgctaaggccccgtagaaccaacgcaccagaatagcaaccgtcgcggatgaagagtgtagatcaaaaggatccaatCTGAAAACACACGAACGAAGACAAAACGACGAACAAATCCGAGCAAATTCACCAAAGACGGATCTGCCGGAgatacacctccacacgcccaccgatgatgCAAGACGCATCACCAGGACGGGGGGCTAGGCAGGGAGACCTTTATTTCATCTTCAGGAAGCCGCCCCCGTCTCGCATTCCTGAAtacgacacaaaccctaacaaagctcgagaaaagatctaaaaacggagccctcccaccggcaagggccgagatccactccGCCTCCATGGCCATAGGGCCACTGAAGATGGGACGGATCGGCGCTGGCGCCGGCAGGAGGCAGAAAGCTAGGGTTCTAGGGAGGCAGCGGCTAGCTCCGGAGAAGAATTGACCTGGCGGATTAGATTCCTCGACGTTTCCTTGGCGCATCAGATGATAAAAAACCTGTCGTGCCTCAAAAATGTTTTTATGGTATTTTAGGCTAAAAGATAGTGCTCCAACAGATGATATATCTTATCACGTGTCAAAAATTGCCTCCTCTCCAAATTTGTAACACCTGTGCGGCTGCATAAAAAACCAAATACAACGCACATGCTACCAACCGTCACACTAAAGTTTTCCGTTGCCTGCCCGCTGCCCTCCCACGACCGTCGTCGGTCACGGAATAGAACTTCGATGTGCACGCTTCATCTCATGCCGCCGGTCGAATGCGGCCCCCAACCACCACCACTACCCCTTCCTCCCCTTTGGCTTATTCTCCGCCTTCTCGGCCTTCCCCCTCAAGCGCCATCCCGTCCTCGTCCTCTccaccttcgccttctccgaccagCTCGCTAAGCTTGAGCATGTGCTCAGCATCACGAGGACGCCGACGTGCCACACCACCCCATCCCGAGCCGACAGGGATGAGCTGATCCCACCGTTGTTCATGTTGGATCCAGCCGCGAAGAGGAGAGCATGGGGTGGCAGGGTCCTAATGAAGCACGTGGGTTGTGATTCATGGTCATCGTGTACGATCCGGCCGGCACCGTGCGCCTCTGGGTCAAGATCACGGTGTTCAGTCCCTTTGTTGGTGTGTGTTGGCAGTGTTGTTGTTTGCTTTATGCTCTCATAGTTGATATCACCTCTAGGCACGAGGTCATTGCGCACAGAGGAGCACAAGGGGTGTTGGGGTTAGGCCAACTCCAAAACGTGACCCAAATGGTCCGGTTGCGCCTTTTGGGGCTAAATGGGTAGAAATTGCAGCCCAACGTGCGGGAGCAAATGGATAAGTGTTCGTTttttgtccgctttcgacccattcccggcccaaaTTTAGGTCGCATTTGCGTCGAAACGGACAGCGCGCAGATGGGCGGGATGCGTACCCTTGTCCTCACCTGGCCCGCCTGTCGAGGGTGCAACTCCCTCTTTTCTCTGGCCNNNNNNNNNNNNNNNNNNNNNNNNNNNNNNNNNNNNNNNNNNNNNNNNNNNNNNNNNNNNNNNNNNNNNNNNNNNNNNNNNNNNNNNNNNNNNNNNNNNNNNNNNNNNNNNNNNNNNNNNNNNNNNNNNNNNNNNNNNNNNNNNNNNNNNNNNNNNNNNNNNNNNNNNNNNNNNNNNNNNNNNNNNNNNNNNNNNNNNNNNNNNNNNNNNNNNNNNNNNNNNNNNNNNNNNNNNNNNNNNNNNNNNNNNNNNNNNNNNNNNNNNNNNNNNNNNNNNN
This window harbors:
- the LOC119355445 gene encoding protein FATTY ACID EXPORT 1, chloroplastic-like; this translates as MVKSPVSPSQSHMAVAAAQLRGSATVARRHGAFRVPSSCRWPRHPLAGSLKLSVSTSAVGGKPFGFGAKIATKCANENTRAEELNSRSDQAGELVAAVEDVTPQKRSAKIHDFCFGIPFGGLLFCMGLLGYFFSRSTVSLVLGVAPGLATLLLGTLSLNFWRSGRSSFLFILGQAAISAVLAWKYSHAYLLTNRILPWGFYASLSTAMACFYAYVLLAGGNPPPKKLAPAPSS